The DNA region TGCACCGAAATCGGTTGGCGATCGCCAAATCCCCAGAGCAAAGCAACCAGCAACGACAATACAAAAATACTGCCGAGTACTATTTTGTCAAACCGCTTCAAGACAATACCCCATGCACTCCAGCGAACCGTAAACTTCAGAACTCCAGCATTTTAGCTTACTCTTCAATTTCTTCCTTAGAGGGTTATGCCCCAAAAGAGCCTAGACACAAAAAAAGAGGCTCAAATCTCTTGGCCTCCTATATGAATTATTCAGTTTTTTTGCCCAAACTCTACAAAGTTTAGACAATGTTATTGAAGTTGCTGCTCTTCTGAATCTTGTCCTAAAAGCTGGTTGATTAGACTAGATACAGCGGTTAAAACAATTGAACCGATAATCGCAGGGAAAAATCCCCCCACTGTTAAACCAGGCGTTAAGTAACCGACCAATCCAAGGGCGATCGCATTAATAACTAATAGAAATAAACCTAACGTCAAAATCGTGAGAGGTAGCGTCAAAACAATCAGAAGTGGCTTCACGATGGCATTTACAAATCCCAGCACTGCCGCCCCCAATAATGCTGTCGGAGCCCCGGCGATCGCCAAACCTGGTACAACAATAGCGGTGATAAATAAAGATGCAGCTGTGGCCAGCCAAGTAATAAAAAATTGTGGCATTAGTGAGGCTCCATAAATCTCTTAACTTCATTGTATGAAGGAGTTTAGAAGCCTTAAAGTACGGTTTTCCGAGACGGTTTACAAATTCGATTTATGCGTCTTTCCAAAACCGAATAATTTCCCGCACATGGTTTAAAACTTGACTATCTTCAGAAAGTTGGGCGATCGCTCCCGTTGCCTCTCGCGCCAGACGTTGGTGTTCTGTCTGATTAACTGCAGCTAACTCCTCTAGTTTTGACCGTAACTTTGCCATACTTTGTCGAATTTCCGAATATTCTTCAGTCTGCTCTTCTGACGTTTTGTCTAATGTTTTTTGCAAGGATTCCGAGATAGATTCCAATGTCTGCACTCTGGCACGTAGCTCGACAATATCTTCACGAGGATACTGAATTTGTTGTCGAATGTTGCTCAGCTTAAATGCAAGAAACTGATAGCCACGAACAGCTGGACGCAAAATCGTCAGCAGCAAAACAGCAAAGGCACTGACATAGCCCACAGCACTAATCCCCCAAGCAGCCAAAGCATACAAAGCAATTGCCGAGAGAATATGTAAGGTGATCGCCCCAATAAGAGCCCACCGTGCCACCTTCGCCACATACATTAGCTGCTGCTTATCGACAGGAATCTCTTTTTTCTCAGAAATCTTTGCCTCATCGAGAGTCGCCATTGCCTCAAAATAAATATTCCAAGGAATTGTCACCACCGCCAATAGCCACCAAAAACTAGCAATCCCAATCAACCAATCCACAAGATTGCCGACTGGAATATGTAGCCATTGCAGAATAAAAAAGGTGAACAGCGCTACAAAACCCGATCCAAATCCAAATCCCACAACACCGGCATATTGATAACTATAGGTGCGACTCATGGCCACTGCTTTCCTCCGTCGAGATCGTCACAACATAAGACCATCAGTCCTCCGAAAACTCCGGTGGGCGATCGCCTCATTCATCTCGATTCTGCAAGAAACCTGTCAAAATCAACCAAGCACTGTGCCAGTTTCTAAACCGTATTTCACAATTTGATTATCCAGGGACAGTCGTTGTTTGAATATTCCAGGCTTTCGCATAATGACCGCCTTTCTCTAATAGCTCCTCATGATTACCTAGCTCAATCACTTTGCCGCGCTCTAAAACAACAATCTGATCCGCATTAACAATCGTCGATAATCTGTGGGCGATCACAATAACCATTCGATTCTCTTGGAATTTATCTAAAGCCTCTTGAATCAATCTTTCAGATTGACTATCTAGAGCACTCGTTGCCTCATCTAAAATCAAAATCTCAGGATCTTTAATTAATGCCCTTGCTAAGGCTAAACGTTGTCTTTGACCACCCGACAATCTGTAGCCTCGCTCTCCAACGATTGTGTCATAACCCATCGGTAAATCGGTAATAAATTTATGAGCTTGGGCTGCTTTTGTTATTTCAATTACTTCTTCTAAAGTTGCATCAGGTGCACCATATCTGAGGTTATCCAAAATACTCATATTAAATACAACAGTATCTTGGCTCACAACCCCAATTTTGCTGCGCCACTCTGATTGCTTAAACTCATAAATACTCTGATCATTAACAATCACATCACCAGCTGTGGGCTGATAAAGTCCAATAATCAAATCTACAATCGATGACTTTCCAGCACCTGATTCTCCGACTAGAGCAGTTACTTTATTTTTGGGAATCGTTAGATGAAGCTTATCAATAACCGGACCATCATTACTGTTATAGGCTAATGAAATATGACGCAATTCGAGAGCCGTTTCAATATGAGAAAAAGAGTCATGGCCTAGAACGGTAAACTCTTTATCATCACTACTTAAAATCTCATCTAGACGACGCATTGTAGCACTAGCATCAATCATATCTGTTACTGCACTAGAAACGCCTCTAAAACGCATAGCAAGTCTTTGCAGAGTAACCAAAAAAGTTAGTAGTAAAGGTAAAACTGTTTCACTATCTGGATCAACATAATAAGCAATTGCCGCCAAACTTGCGAGGGCAACAATTGGCATCACATCCAAAAAAGGTTCTGACAGGTAAAAGAAAATACCACGTTTAAATAAAGCATTTCGAGTCTTAATCAGAGCACTATCTGTTTGAGAAATAGCATGTTCCTGAGTGCCAAACGTATGCACAAGTCTTAATGCTTGAATATTCTCTGTCATTTTTTCCGATAGCTTCACCTGAGAAGCGACAACTTGCCGGGCAATCTTTTTAAGCTGCGGCAGTATATAGCGCTGAATGGCAATAATGCTTAAAGCGAGAATAATCGCAATAAGAGCGAGTAGTGACGATAATTGAACAAGAATAAAAGTATAGACAATTGCAAAAGAAAAGCTAATAAAAAAATTATTTACTATGCGAATTTGGCGATTAACTGTACCACCAGAAGCATTCGCATAGTAAACTAAATCTCCTACTTTATAGCGGCTTGCACAACTAAAACTGAGAGACATAATTTGTCGGAAGACACGACCAACAACTTGAGGTTGAACTTCGGCAGATAAGAAGGCTACTGACAAATTATTAAAGTACTTACTTGCTGCTAATAAACACTGAAAAATAACAGCAACTACTAGCATACCCAGAAAGAGTAGTTGATTATTTAATCCTATCTCTCTCACAAAATCAGCAACAAAAGGTATCTTTTCTAGTACTTCACTACCTTCTGAAAGCAAAGAGATAGCCACATAAATTATTCCTAGAGTAGTCCCTTCAAAAAAAACACCTAAGAGATTAGTGATTATATTTAATGAAATCAATATCCAGTTTTTTAATGCCGTCTGAATAATAAGTTGATAAGACGGTGTGGACAAGGTAGAACGAAAATTTTTAAGCACTTTTTCAACCTACTAAATATAAAAAACTCTCGAATAATAATAGTTTTGATTGCTAGTCTTTTGTTGTGTTTCAAAGTTTATGATTTTAGATTTAGTAAACTAACTAATGCAACATTTTTTTTGATACGAGTCATGGATATTTTCGGAGATATTACAAAGAGAATAGGGTGTCTAGATTCAGAGATTATCATCATCGGGTCTAGTTTAATATGGTCTTGGCATTTCGTTTCAGGATTACGAATTTCGCCAAGGTGTCTGCCAAGGTTTGCCACCAACTTCTAAGCCACATAAAGCACTAGTTGCCTGAATCATCGTTTTTTGTTGGGGCGATCGCAGTCTAAGAGAAAGTTTTCCTCGTAAAGTATCGTGGCAACAAAATTCTAGACCTGTATGGGTTGGGGCACGTAGAGGCTGACCAGGGAACTCGGTTAAACCATCTAATTCGATCGAAAAACCTTGTTGATTAGTCGCCTGCATTCGCCATTCTCCCCAAGGCTTAATTGTCCAGTTAACTTGGGCATTCCACGGTGCAAACTCATAAAATGTACCCGCATGATGGAGCCCAATCAGGGCAACTTCCTCAGTTTGGGTAAAAATATCACGAATTCCTCCCCCTGCAGTCAAGGCTAAGTCTGACTCTTGGTCAAAAGCATTACAGTTAAGCCAAAACCACTGCTTGGGAAAAGATTGTCCCCAATTTTTTTCGCTGTAGGCTGGAGCATTTGTAAATTCGTAGCAATCGCCCTGCCATTCAATCCAGCCGCTACTCAATCCATGGGCTAGCAAAATTTGCCAACCAGGATCATAAATCGGCAAAAAAGAAAACCAATTAGCAGAAGCAATGGACGGAATGCCCCAACCATAAATGGGTTTTGTTTCATAATTCCAGCGACAAACTTCACCAGTTGCTGGATTTCTGATGGAGCCTTGATTGAGAGTTGTTGTTGCTTGATAGCCTTCGTCGATGGTTTCAGCAAAAACCTCTGGCGCCAATAGTTTGGGCGTTAGATGGGCTGGTTTTGTTTTCCAATGCCCCAGTTCAAGGCGATCGCCCGCGGCCCAAAAATTTTTCATATTAGGAAATGTGCGCCAAAAATACTCATCCTGTAATCCCAAAATCTGCACAGCACCACCACTATAGGGTTGATTGCCAAGGGGATCTTCGATGGAATACATAAACGCAAAATTGTCTTGGATTTCCGGCAGAGTGATGCGAAAATACCAGCCTTCAAAAAAACGCGCCGTCCGATAATCCCAGTGATAACCACTGTGAGGCGTTTCACAAAAATTCATATCAACTGCCAAAATCTCCCGCTAAATCTAAACAGCATCTTAAGAAAAATCCGTTTACTAGCGTTAGCAGACTGAGCTGAGTTCGTTTCAAGATGAGCTAGATAGTATAGAGACAGTGAACATAAATTAGATAAAGTTTCCGTTAGATGACCGCCGAGATTTTAGGTTTATATGGCAAGTACAGATCAAGTCAAAAAATATTTAGCTTATTGGTTTCAGGTAGGAAAACCGCTTATCTCTCCCCATAACGATCAGCGGATCTTACCTCACACTATTGTTGTGGGCGATCGCTATTCCTCAGAGTTTGAGTCTTGTTTCCAGGAAATCCTCTCACCACGCTACCGTGACAGTTATCTTGAAGGCACAGAACAAACTCTCGGCGAGCTGCTCACTTCCCGGTGGGAATTACTCTCCTGTTCCCGTTGCTCCATGCCAATCCCCACTGATGAACTGGGTTTAAAGATGGGTTGTCCCTGTGCCGATCTCAATGCATGGCCGAATGTTGAGCTGCCTTTGCCCCACTGCCCCAGTAATGTGCGATCGCAATTAACACTCATTCACCAACGTCTACGGCAACGTTTAGCCAAGCCTAATTAAGACTGAAGGTTTTATCTCTAGAGTCATCATGTCAAAAAAGTGACAACAGGATGAGCGTTTAACTCGTACTCACTGATGTCGAGGTCTGTAGTTCAGCAGTGGTTAGGACTCGAAAAACTTGCACAACTTCTGCTTTTCCCTTGAGAGGCATGGGTCCCCAAGCTTCCAATGGGAATTTTTGATCGAGATACTGTTGAGTGGCTTCGGCAATAAGGATACGGCAGTCTACAGGTTGACGTTCCTTGGCACAGGATTCGAGACGGGAAGCAGTATTAACGCTATCGCCAATCACGCCATATTCCATCCTATCTTTGCCCCCTAGACTCCCAGCAACGACTTCCCCAGTAAAAATGCCAATCCGAAGTTTTGCCTTTGGTAAATTTTGTGCAGTGAATGTTTGATTAATCTCGGTCAGTTTCTCGGCGATCGCCACAGCGGCAGAAACACAATCTTGGGCATCTTGGGCAATATCTTCATCACTTTCTCTCGGCACAGGCACTCCAAAAATTGCGACGATGCCATCCCCAGTAAATTTATTCACAATGCCATTGCGACCCTGGACTTCTGCGGTGATCATGCCCAACATTTTATTCAGCCAGTCCAATAGATCAGGGGGCATCATTTTTTCAGAGATCGAGCTAAAGCCCCGCACATCAAGGAAGAGCATCGTCGCAGTAAGTGAACATCCAGGCAGTTGTCCAGAGGTTAAAAGTTCCGAACGTTCTTCCCACAAAGCATCGGCGATCGCCGGGGAGGTATTTTGCCCCAACAATGTCATCACCATCTTCTGTTGACGGAAATCTTGATAAGACTGATAGACAATTACAACCCCCATCGCAATCGCAAACGAGATCATCGGTGTCGCGACAGGAATCCAAATAAAACTTTTGAGGAGAAAATAGCCTGCTCCCCAAGTACCAACAATGCCAAACAGAAAACCTCCCACAATCGCCACAGGATGTCGGAACCACCAACCAATCACCACACCGCCAGCAAGCCAGCTAACAATCCAGACCATTTCTTGCCATTCCCGCCAAAACCGGAATTGAGCTCGCACACCCAACGCC from [Leptolyngbya] sp. PCC 7376 includes:
- a CDS encoding phage holin family protein, with translation MPQFFITWLATAASLFITAIVVPGLAIAGAPTALLGAAVLGFVNAIVKPLLIVLTLPLTILTLGLFLLVINAIALGLVGYLTPGLTVGGFFPAIIGSIVLTAVSSLINQLLGQDSEEQQLQ
- a CDS encoding ABC transporter ATP-binding protein; protein product: MLKNFRSTLSTPSYQLIIQTALKNWILISLNIITNLLGVFFEGTTLGIIYVAISLLSEGSEVLEKIPFVADFVREIGLNNQLLFLGMLVVAVIFQCLLAASKYFNNLSVAFLSAEVQPQVVGRVFRQIMSLSFSCASRYKVGDLVYYANASGGTVNRQIRIVNNFFISFSFAIVYTFILVQLSSLLALIAIILALSIIAIQRYILPQLKKIARQVVASQVKLSEKMTENIQALRLVHTFGTQEHAISQTDSALIKTRNALFKRGIFFYLSEPFLDVMPIVALASLAAIAYYVDPDSETVLPLLLTFLVTLQRLAMRFRGVSSAVTDMIDASATMRRLDEILSSDDKEFTVLGHDSFSHIETALELRHISLAYNSNDGPVIDKLHLTIPKNKVTALVGESGAGKSSIVDLIIGLYQPTAGDVIVNDQSIYEFKQSEWRSKIGVVSQDTVVFNMSILDNLRYGAPDATLEEVIEITKAAQAHKFITDLPMGYDTIVGERGYRLSGGQRQRLALARALIKDPEILILDEATSALDSQSERLIQEALDKFQENRMVIVIAHRLSTIVNADQIVVLERGKVIELGNHEELLEKGGHYAKAWNIQTTTVPG
- a CDS encoding tocopherol cyclase family protein; this translates as MNFCETPHSGYHWDYRTARFFEGWYFRITLPEIQDNFAFMYSIEDPLGNQPYSGGAVQILGLQDEYFWRTFPNMKNFWAAGDRLELGHWKTKPAHLTPKLLAPEVFAETIDEGYQATTTLNQGSIRNPATGEVCRWNYETKPIYGWGIPSIASANWFSFLPIYDPGWQILLAHGLSSGWIEWQGDCYEFTNAPAYSEKNWGQSFPKQWFWLNCNAFDQESDLALTAGGGIRDIFTQTEEVALIGLHHAGTFYEFAPWNAQVNWTIKPWGEWRMQATNQQGFSIELDGLTEFPGQPLRAPTHTGLEFCCHDTLRGKLSLRLRSPQQKTMIQATSALCGLEVGGKPWQTPWRNS
- a CDS encoding CHASE2 domain-containing protein is translated as MPINRTKIKRFWQDYQDNIVLAIAIVLLAGVVCEGRRRGGFEQLELLAYDRMLTQQPVLPSDDRLVLVEINEEDLRQQERWPFSDEVYAEVLEHIQAGDPAVVGLDVYRDFPVEPGYARLVEQLQQPNLIAIRNLDILTGTPAPPAVVAEQQGFNDVPLDSDGVLRRALLYATGSDQQTFPSFALNVAMSYLYEQEGIAPQASELDPQYLQLGEATFFPLEATSGGYQTMDARGYQMLFHYRDRHNLGQVVTFTDVWDKNFDSSILKDKIVLIGSTAPSLKDVVTSPFTLGTPEGNKMNGVVAHGQVISYVLDTALGVRAQFRFWREWQEMVWIVSWLAGGVVIGWWFRHPVAIVGGFLFGIVGTWGAGYFLLKSFIWIPVATPMISFAIAMGVVIVYQSYQDFRQQKMVMTLLGQNTSPAIADALWEERSELLTSGQLPGCSLTATMLFLDVRGFSSISEKMMPPDLLDWLNKMLGMITAEVQGRNGIVNKFTGDGIVAIFGVPVPRESDEDIAQDAQDCVSAAVAIAEKLTEINQTFTAQNLPKAKLRIGIFTGEVVAGSLGGKDRMEYGVIGDSVNTASRLESCAKERQPVDCRILIAEATQQYLDQKFPLEAWGPMPLKGKAEVVQVFRVLTTAELQTSTSVSTS